The sequence AAAGCATCTTCTGCTTCCTTTAATAAACCCAGCTGTATATAAGCCCTAGCCAGTAAATCGTAAGTCACACCTTGGGCTTTGAAATCACCCACATCATGATAAATCTCCAGCGCCCGCAAACCAGAATCAATCGTCTTCTGTGCAGAGCCGGAACTGTATTGCTGCTCCCCAACTCGCAGTAAACTATCTGCATCGTCCCTTGATTCTCGCCATTGTGAACGATTTACAGGACGGTGGAGTTGTTGAGTGATATCTACTGCTTCCGCAGCACCACAATTAAGGCAAAAAGTCAAGACTGCACCAGAAAAAATTAGCCAGCGCCGAGTAGAAACAGTCCCCAACCCATAGCGTCTGGATGCGCTCACCGGATTAAAATCCGCAATGGGAAGTCCTGGAAATATTCGTTTTTGTTTCATCGAACCAACCCACAATACAATTTTCGATTTTGGATTTGAGATTTTGGATGATCACACAGCTGTTGTGTAGGGTTCTGGGCGTTTCCTTGGCGTCAAACTCTGGGCTTCAGTTTTCAGGTTTAAGCACTAGTGTAATTTTTTAGCTTAAACCTAAATTTTTACGTATTTATATTTAAAAAATAATTTACCGAAAATCATCGCTAAGGTAGATGGCGCGTATATCTCCAGGTAATTTATCCTCTAACATACGATATCCTTCCCTGAGAGAATTGGCTACCTCAATTGGCGTAATATTTTCACCCTCAGCTTGTAGATAAGCAGCAATTCTCGTTTCACTCCAGTGGAAAGTTTGAGCCATCAAAACTGTAAACCGCAAAATAGGTGGTAACTGTTCCAACGCCTGCTCAACATAACACCATAAAGGCGGCGAAGTCGTTTTGAGAGAATAATGAATAGCTTCAGTCGGCGGTAATTGAATCTCATTAATGCACAAAGCCGTCATATTAATCAGCCAATTTTGCAGAGTTAAACTTTCTTTACCCAGTTCCGCATCAGCTAAATTTAACCCGCCCAGCTCATAGTAGATATGGCGCCAAGTTAAAGCAAACAGATAATCAGCTTGCACAGGCGATCGCGCAGAATGGCTAATTAAGGTATAAACTATTGGACTATAGCGGCAAAAAATCGCCATAAAATATTTGCCAGTATCCGGATAACGCTGCAGCAGACTCAGCAACTCATCGTCACTTTGGTGAAACAGAGACTTAACCAGAGGATGGTTCGCTTCAGGAAAATAAGGGATATGCACGGGTTTGGGGGGAGAGTAACTAGTTGTTAAAACATTCCTGGGAATACAAGTTGCCCACGTCAGCGCATAATATCTTGATGTTGGTCAATTTGTACTTCAGACTCAGACAAGTTGAGTCTTGATACACTATAAACAAGGACTGAATTTTTAGTCTTAATCGACAATAAGAAAACTGTCTCACTTATACAATATTTGCTTAGTTCATGGTTATAGCAGCTAACTTGTTCCCCTTCCTGATTAATTCTTATACTTTCGGCTCATTTCTCCCCTCCCTACCCTTGGACAGCCTCCTCTCCACCCAAGGCATAATGGTTTTGCTATTAGCCGCTTATGCTGGTGCGATGTGGATGTTCCTGACTAGCGCCCCCAAAGTCTACACCGTCATGGTGTCAGATTTGGAAATTGCGCGACAATTATATGAAGGACTGCTAGACTTACCTGCAGCCGAAGTGCCTCTACACTACTATTACAACTACGAGCAAACCATAGGCGCAACAGGCGTTGACCCTCTTTACATGTCCGCAGCACCCAGTCTTTCTGGTAGAACTATGAGTAATGCCAGCGAAGGAATGTGGTATCAACTAAAGAAAAATACTCAGCTACACGTGATCACTGGTGCTAGCTTGGGTGCAAAAAATCAGCAACGTCACGTCTGCTTCGACCGTGAGTGCCTAGAAATGATTTTAATGCGCGTCGAAACACGCGGTTTAAAATTCAAGATTCGCAACCAAAAACCCCTAAACTTTTTGGTCAAAGATTACGAAGCACGCGTCATTGAACTCGCCGAAGTAGCAAACTAGCAGCCTGTCACCTTAATTTTCATCAGTTCGTAGTGTGCGCTTTAGCGCTTAACAGAAAGATTCTCCCACACTAAAGTGCGGACTACAAACTCATCCAAAAGCGAAAACCCAGTTTATTGAAAAAACTGGGTTTTTATAATAAGATGGTAGATGATTTCGAGAATATTGCACCTCAACTTCACTCAAGAGAATATATTCTTGACTGATGTTAATATTCAACGCAAGGTGTAAGAACACAGAGCCGGCAAGCAAATGTGGTTTTACACTTTTGTTGTTTGTGGAGCAAGAATTAGTCTATTCTAAAGCACCGCTGCGAGCTGCTCTGACAAGGGTTGCTACATCTTCAACAGTAGTAGCAGTAGCAGCGGTTATTTTTGCTGCAGTAGCCCCTTCTACTGTGAGAGTAGCAGCACCTGATGTTGAGGCGATAGGCGCACCTGGATCAATTGAGAGAGTTGCAACTTCTGCATTTGTACCCGCACCAGTAGCAGTAGGTGTAACAGTTAGTGCTGGCCCTGTAAATTGAGTACCACTAGGCGCAGTCAACTCACCACTAACACTAAAAGAAGAACCTGAAGGTCTAACTATAGTAACAGCACCGCGAGCCGAGGCTTGGTCTGCATTTGCAGGCGCCGCGAACAAATTACCAACGCTAACCAAACCTAATACACAAAAGCCGCCTTTAACAATGGTGGAAATTTTCATGTGTTTAAAACCCTTTGGGTTTTCATCTCTGCGTATTCAATCTAACCTCGGCGCCAATCGAAAAAGTTCAGTAACTACACGGGATTTTGTAACAAATCAGACAGATTTTTTGCCAACCCCATAACCTCTAAAAATAGGGCTGGGGTTAGCTCACTAAATCATTTACTATATTTAATGTTCTCCTGTTGAATGGGCTGTGTCCGCCTACCCTAGGGTCATAATGTCGAAATCGAAGAAGAGTGTTACTCCTATCAATCTAAATGACCCGCAATACTATCTCAATCGAGAGTTAAGCTGGTTAGAGTTTAATAGCAGGGTGTTACATGAAGCCACCGACCAAAGAACACCTCTTTTAGAAAGACTGAAATTTTTGGCAATCTTCACCTCTAACCTAGATGAGTTTTTTATGGTCAGGGTTGCGGGTTTAAAGCAACAAGTAGAGGCGAAAGTCACTCAGTTAAGCCCTGATGGCCGGACACCACAACAACAGCTAGACGATATTCGGTTGGCGCTCAGTCCCCAGGTAACAAAACAGCATCAACATTTTGAGGAAGTACTACGACCTCTGCTAGCAAATCATGGTATCCACATTTTGGATTACATGGATTTGACTCAAAAACAGCGCAATTATTTAGACAACTACTTTGAAGAACAAATATTTCCGGTTCTGACTCCTTTAGCGGTTGATCCTAGCCATCCCTTCCCCTTCATTTCTAATCTCAGTTTAAATTTGGCGGTGGTGGTGAAAAATCCGGAAACTGAAGAGGAATTTTTTGCAAGGGTGAAAGTTCCTAGCGTTTTACCCAGGTTTTTACCGTTACCGCCAGAATTGGGAGTGCAGCATAACGGACAACCAGCCCACTGGACGGGAGTACCATTAGAACAAGCGATCGCCCACAATCTCTATTCCCTGTTTGCGGGAATGAATATCCAAGAATATCATCCCTTCCGCATCACCCGCGACGCCGATTTAGCTTTAGAAGAAGACGAAGCCGATGACTTACTGTTAGCGATCGAACAGGAACTAAGGAAACGGCGCTTGGGAGGAAGTCCAGTCAGGTTAGAAATTCTCCCCCAGACTCCCCCAGCAGTGCGATCGCGGTTGTTGCAAGATTTGGAGTTGACACAAAGCGATATTTATGAAGTAGACGGACTTTTGGGACTCCGTGATTTAATGTACTTTATGGCATTGCCACTACCCGAACTCAAAGACCCACCGCGACAGTCTGTAGTCCCTCCCCGTCTCCAATGGTTGCGCGAACCAAATGTAGATTCAAATGTACAAGAGCTAGAAGAAGGTAAAGATTTTTTTGCGGTAATTCGAGAAAAGGATTTACTAGTACACCATCCCTATCAATCCTTTTCCTCAACTGTAGTCAGATTTATCACCCACGCCGCCCATGATCCAAATGTGCTGGCGATCAAGATGACACTCTACCGGACTTCGGGTGATTCACCCATAGTCAATGCCTTAATTGCTGCAGCCGAAAATGGCAAACAGGTATCTGCACTGGTAGAATTAAAAGCGCGATTTGATGAAGAAAATAATATCTACTGGGCGAGGCGTTTAGAAAGAGCGGGAGTCCATGTAGTTTATGGGTTAGTCGGACTCAAGACCCATTGCAAAACCGTCATGGTAGTCCGACGGGAAAAAGACCGGATGCGTCGCTATGTGCATATCGGCACTGGTAATTATAACCCAAAAACAGCCCGACTTTATACAGATTTAGGATTATTTAGTTGTCGTGAGGAATTGGGCGCGGACATCACAGATTTATTCAATTTCTTGACTGGTTATTCTCGGCAAAAATCCTATCGTCAATTGTTAGTTGCGCCGGTGAATATGCGCGATCGCTTTCTCGCACTCATTGGACGAGAAATCGAAAATGCTCAACAAGGTTTCACAGGGCGAATTGTCGCTAAAATGAACGCTTTAGTTGATCCGCAAATCATCGCTACTTTATATGAAGCCTCCCGCGCTGGAGTGCAAATCGACCTTATTGTCAGGGGTGTCTGCTGTTTACGTCCAGGACTTAAAGACATCAGTGAAAATATCCGCGTCATTAGCATAGTCGGTCGCTTTTTAGAACACTCCCGTCTTTACTATTTCTATAACAATACCCAAGAAGAAATTTATATTGGCAGTGCTGATTGGATGCGCCGCAATTTAGATCGCCGAGTCGAAGTCATCACCCCAGTGAAAGACCCAGATATTGCTAAAGATTTGCAAGAAATTTTAGGAATCATGCTAGCAGATAACCGCCAAACTTGGGATTTACAACCTAATGGCAATTATATTCAACGACGCCCCGGTGATGATGCCCCAGAAACTAATTCACAAAAAACTCTCATCAATATGGCGTTACGCTCAACTAGTATTGCTTCTAATCTCATGGATTCAAAAAAGAACTCTTTTTATCTTGACAACTAACTAAAAATAGTTTTTTTTCCAACCTGATTTTGATGACAGGCGAGCTAAAACTAACTGCTCCCAATCGAGATCAATTATTCAACCATAGGATAGAGTGATCGCTACTACTAGTTCCCATAAACTATAAAAGTTATAGTAATCAATTTTTCTCCTTAAATGTTGATGTTGTCTTGTGAGTCTTCTACCTTGCGGGTTTTAGTGGTTGATGATCACGAACTGACTCGTTTAACCTTACAACTAGCTTTCTCTTGCCAAGAAAATATTCAAGTAGTAGGTCTAGCCAGCAATGGCCAAGAAGCTATAGAAATAGTTAAACGCTGTCGCCCTGATGTGATTATTCTGGACTTACAGATGCCCGTCATGGACGGCTGGAGCGCATCTGGTTATATTAAAGCCATCTCTCCCCAGACTCAAATCCTGGCTTACTCCTCAGTCGAAGACCCAAATTTTCCAGAAACGAAGGCAGTGCCTAGTTTTGACGAATTTTGCAAGAAAGATGTACCCACCAGTGAGCTGATTGCTGTAGTCAGGCAGTTAGGACAGCGTCGAGGAGAAAAATCAGTTGTAGAATAAGCTGATTGATAGCAGATTTTCTCCGAAAATTGGGTGTATCGTCACCCAAGGGCAGCAAAATAATTCTATTATGGGCGTCGGTAAAGCCACAACTCAAAGGTTTACCGACGCAATTTTTATTTTTTAAGATTGCTTAGTTCA is a genomic window of Fortiea contorta PCC 7126 containing:
- the ppk1 gene encoding polyphosphate kinase 1; amino-acid sequence: MSKSKKSVTPINLNDPQYYLNRELSWLEFNSRVLHEATDQRTPLLERLKFLAIFTSNLDEFFMVRVAGLKQQVEAKVTQLSPDGRTPQQQLDDIRLALSPQVTKQHQHFEEVLRPLLANHGIHILDYMDLTQKQRNYLDNYFEEQIFPVLTPLAVDPSHPFPFISNLSLNLAVVVKNPETEEEFFARVKVPSVLPRFLPLPPELGVQHNGQPAHWTGVPLEQAIAHNLYSLFAGMNIQEYHPFRITRDADLALEEDEADDLLLAIEQELRKRRLGGSPVRLEILPQTPPAVRSRLLQDLELTQSDIYEVDGLLGLRDLMYFMALPLPELKDPPRQSVVPPRLQWLREPNVDSNVQELEEGKDFFAVIREKDLLVHHPYQSFSSTVVRFITHAAHDPNVLAIKMTLYRTSGDSPIVNALIAAAENGKQVSALVELKARFDEENNIYWARRLERAGVHVVYGLVGLKTHCKTVMVVRREKDRMRRYVHIGTGNYNPKTARLYTDLGLFSCREELGADITDLFNFLTGYSRQKSYRQLLVAPVNMRDRFLALIGREIENAQQGFTGRIVAKMNALVDPQIIATLYEASRAGVQIDLIVRGVCCLRPGLKDISENIRVISIVGRFLEHSRLYYFYNNTQEEIYIGSADWMRRNLDRRVEVITPVKDPDIAKDLQEILGIMLADNRQTWDLQPNGNYIQRRPGDDAPETNSQKTLINMALRSTSIASNLMDSKKNSFYLDN
- a CDS encoding response regulator; this encodes MLMLSCESSTLRVLVVDDHELTRLTLQLAFSCQENIQVVGLASNGQEAIEIVKRCRPDVIILDLQMPVMDGWSASGYIKAISPQTQILAYSSVEDPNFPETKAVPSFDEFCKKDVPTSELIAVVRQLGQRRGEKSVVE